Proteins encoded together in one Entomobacter blattae window:
- a CDS encoding alpha/beta hydrolase: MNKAHNSNHKVGQDNRHHHSRRDFLKLTTTSALAIGAESFSHVPLGKAQSLPEKPEKWDKTFPKSDNVHHKKVSFKNRYGLTLVADLYQPKNAQKNLAAIAVGGPFGAVKEQSSGLYAQTMAERGFVTLAFDPSYTGESGEEPRNVASPDINTEDFSAAVDYLSLQLFVDRERIGMIGICGWGGMALNAVAVDKRVKAVVASTMYDMARVMSKGYNDRVTLQ; the protein is encoded by the coding sequence ATGAACAAGGCCCATAACAGCAATCATAAGGTTGGGCAGGACAATCGCCATCATCATTCTCGCCGCGATTTCCTTAAACTCACCACCACTAGCGCGCTTGCTATTGGCGCTGAATCTTTTTCTCATGTACCCCTAGGAAAGGCTCAAAGCTTGCCAGAAAAACCAGAAAAATGGGACAAGACTTTCCCTAAAAGTGATAATGTTCACCATAAAAAGGTTAGTTTTAAAAACCGATATGGCCTTACACTGGTTGCCGACCTTTACCAGCCCAAGAATGCTCAAAAGAACCTTGCTGCTATTGCTGTGGGTGGCCCCTTTGGGGCAGTAAAAGAACAATCCTCTGGTCTCTACGCCCAGACCATGGCCGAACGAGGGTTTGTAACCCTTGCGTTTGACCCTTCCTACACTGGGGAAAGTGGGGAAGAACCCCGAAACGTTGCCTCCCCCGATATCAATACCGAAGATTTTAGTGCAGCAGTAGATTATCTTAGCTTACAACTCTTTGTTGATCGAGAACGCATTGGCATGATCGGGATTTGTGGCTGGGGTGGAATGGCCCTGAATGCTGTTGCCGTTGACAAGCGTGTTAAAGCCGTTGTTGCCAGCACCATGTATGACATGGCCCGTGTTATGTCAAAAGGGTATAATGATCGTGTAACCCTTCAATAG
- a CDS encoding alpha/beta hydrolase: protein MLEQLSHQRWEDAKNETQAYQPPYNVLKGGEAQFLRDYHDYYMTPRGYHARAVNSGNAWTQTTPLSFMNMPILTYIAEISPRPVLFIHGEKAHSRYFSETAYAAAAEPKELMIIPGATHVDLYDRMDLIPFDKLEAFFTQHLA, encoded by the coding sequence ATGTTAGAGCAGTTAAGCCACCAGCGTTGGGAGGATGCAAAAAACGAAACCCAAGCCTATCAGCCCCCTTATAACGTATTAAAGGGCGGAGAAGCGCAATTCCTACGAGATTACCATGACTATTATATGACACCCCGTGGATACCATGCGCGCGCAGTCAACTCCGGAAATGCGTGGACGCAAACAACACCCCTCTCATTCATGAATATGCCCATTCTTACCTATATTGCCGAAATATCCCCACGCCCTGTCCTGTTTATTCATGGCGAAAAAGCCCATTCGCGCTATTTTAGCGAAACTGCTTACGCAGCGGCGGCAGAACCAAAAGAACTGATGATTATTCCAGGTGCTACCCATGTCGACCTTTATGACCGAATGGATCTCATTCCTTTTGACAAGCTGGAGGCATTTTTCACCCAACACTTGGCATAA